In Labrus mixtus chromosome 11, fLabMix1.1, whole genome shotgun sequence, a single window of DNA contains:
- the LOC132983184 gene encoding carcinoembryonic antigen-related cell adhesion molecule 20-like, whose protein sequence is MTFDWKNLYCVLLAALMGAPCSQAWVQITWAGVVTAGFSTTFTCSSSCLSNCAFTWSLKGRDITGNTLTWSPDGLENSVDIQCAVFNPETGVSTRTTTIVEIRNPLSVQISPPNNVPSLNKSLDLVCHDATSRDPSGPSHWMDQVVFWYKDGQKVTLRDYMQQLQNNFTLHFDYLLPSDSGFYHCEISGQKARVFSSGYQLSCEYT, encoded by the exons atgacATTTGACTGGAAGAATCTTTACTGTGTTTTGTTGGCGGCTCTGATGG GTGCACCATGTTCTCAGGCCTGGGTGCAGATTACCTGGGCAGGTGTAGTGACAGCTGGTTTCAGTACCACTTTCACCTGTTCCTCTTCATGCCTCTCAAACTGCGCCTTTACCTGGTCTTTAAAGGGCCGGGACATCACGGGAAACACATTAACCTGGAGCCCAGATGGACTGGAGAATAGCGTGGACATACAGTGTGCTGTGTTTAATCCAGAAACAGGAGTCTCCACCAGAACAACCACTATTGTAGAAATAAGGA ATCCACTGTCGGTGCAAATCAGTCCACCCAACAATGTCCCGTCTCTCAACAAGTCTTTGGATCTCGTCTGCCATGACGCAACATCAAGGGACCCTTCAGGCCCCTCACATTGGATGGACCAGGTGGTTTTCTGGTACAAAGATGGACAGAAAGTGACCCTGCGGGATTATATGCAGCAGCTGCAAAACAACTTCACTCTTCACTTTGACTACTTGCTGCCCTCCGATTCTGGATTCTACCACTGTGAGATTTCTGGACAAAAGGCAAGAGTTTTCAGCAGCGGCTATCAACTCAGCTGTGAGTACACATGA